In one window of Camelina sativa cultivar DH55 chromosome 15, Cs, whole genome shotgun sequence DNA:
- the LOC104747114 gene encoding uncharacterized protein LOC104747114 — protein sequence MFGRPAISRTGGFRPENLGQNALNLIGNIGFSLFVFGVLIFTIIAATYEPEDPLFHPSDKITTFLTSTSNATLRSDDSVVRTGEDFMVANQTEIAAFINITDVEATTANSNETNEEEGNQLECDVNAPIDCKDQEVFHLMMKATIEQFKDIHFYKFGKPAVGEGVNSCDMAWRYRPRDGKSAAFYKDYRRFVIGKSENCSLSVVGIGEYHSGLNARKRKKNQKAGFEKTGGKKDDFSLPVVGEVVNDSLPMVESDNAFRSGKYLVYVGGGDRCKSMNHFLWSFLCALGEAQYLNRTLVMDLTLCLSSIYTSSGQNEEGKDFRFYFDFEHLKEAASVLDEVQFWAEWGKLHKKKNSLNLHLVEDFKVTPMKLAGVKDTLIMRKFGSVEPDNYWYRVCKGDAESVVKRPWHLLWKSRRLMEIVSAIASRLNWDYDAVHIERGEKARNKELWPNLEADTSPSTLLSTLQDKVEEGRNLYIATNEEELSSFNPLKDRYATHFLYDYKDLWDESSEWYSETTKLNGGNPVEFDGYMRASVDTEVFLRGKKQIETFNDLTNDCKDGVGTCNAATS from the coding sequence atgtttGGCCGACCTGCGATTTCAAGAACCGGAGGGTTCCGTCCTGAAAACTTAGGTCAAAACGCGCTCAACTTAATCGGGAACATAGGCTTCTCACTCTTCGTCTTCGGAGTACTAATCTTCACCATCATCGCCGCTACTTACGAACCAGAGGATCCTCTCTTCCACCCATCTGACAAAATCACAACTTTTCTCACTTCCACGTCTAACGCTACGTTGAGATCTGATGACTCTGTTGTTAGAACCGGCGAAGATTTCATGGTGGCGAATCAAACCGAGATTGCAGCTTTTATCAACATAACTGATGTTGAAGCCACCACTGCCAATAGCAATGAGACCAATGAGGAAGAGGGTAATCAGTTGGAATGTGATGTGAATGCTCCTATTGATTGTAAAGATCAAGAAGTGTTTCATCTTATGATGAAAGCTACGATTGAGCAGTTTAAAGACATTCACTTTTATAAGTTTGGTAAGCCTGCGGTTGGGGAAGGTGTGAATTCTTGTGATATGGCGTGGCGGTATAGGCCTAGAGATGGGAAGAGTGCTGCTTTTTATAAAGATTATAGGAGGTTTGTGATTGGCAAGTCTGAGAATTGTAGTTTGAGTGTGGTTGGGATTGGGGAGTATCATTCGGGTTTGAAtgcgaggaagaggaagaagaatcagaaagcCGGGTTTGAGAAAACGGGTGGGAAGAAAGATGATTTCTCATTGCCTGTTGTTGGTGAAGTAGTGAATGATTCACTTCCTATGGTTGAGTCTGATAACGCGTTTAGAAGTGGGAAATACTTGGTTTATGTTGGTGGAGGAGATAGGTGTAAGAGTATGAACCATTTCCTGTGGAGTTTCTTGTGTGCACTTGGGGAAGCTCAGTATTTGAACCGGACTTTGGTGATGGATTTGACGTTGTGTTTGTCTTCTATCTACACATCGTCTGGCCAGAACGAGGAAGGGAAGGACTTCCGGTTTTACTTTGATTTTGAGCATTTGAAAGAAGCGGCTTCtgtgttggatgaagttcagtTTTGGGCAGAGTGGGGGAAAttgcataagaagaagaatagttTGAACCTTCATCTCGTGGAGGATTTTAAGGTCACTCCGATGAAGCTTGCTGGTGTAAAAGATACGTTGATCATGAGGAAGTTTGGGTCAGTAGAACCTGACAATTACTGGTACAGAGTTTGTAAAGGAGATGCAGAGTCTGTAGTTAAAAGACCGTGGCATTTGTTATGGAAATCAAGAAGGTTGATGGAAATTGTCTCTGCGATTGCATCGAGGTTAAACTGGGACTACGATGCAGTACACattgagagaggagagaaagcaagaaacaaGGAGCTTTGGCCTAATCTTGAAGCAGATACTTCCCCGAGCACTCTCTTGTCGACCTTGCAGGACAAAGTAGAAGAAGGAAGGAATCTCTATATAGCAACAAATGAAGAAGAGTTATCCTCCTTCAACCCTTTGAAAGACAGGTATGCCACTCATTTTCTTTATGACTACAAAGATCTGTGGGACGAGAGCAGCGAGTGGTATTCAGAGACTACAAAGCTTAATGGAGGCAATCCGGTAGAATTTGATGGTTACATGAGAGCATCTGTTGATACAGAAGTATTCTTGAGAGGCAAGAAGCAGATTGAAACATTCAATGATCTTACAAACGACTGCAAAGATGGAGTTGGGACTTGCAATGCTGCAACTTCCTGA
- the LOC104747116 gene encoding uncharacterized protein LOC104747116, giving the protein MMQQQQDRIGDEVDETDLESLTSGVPRRDAHNRFRSHHQFSGMVRQRAYIFDGDGKYYNKEWDLAEGTGKEFCWYHVELPKGNQKLSQSAQHLIDALCPPLKLQDILSLVSNGPFCGHVDGALVFRVNSPGPASSSFTFKIAARITENSVITVSLGRVPRLGFSPMGQSLLSEVPSVDSPSYYRGERKERSGIVIEEHVLEFLLTMNHSEEADNPVPTSVSNLVVHIIDTHVDQLQDVVTKLEIELDAVELEMDRGGFAMKKQMLDDRRFPKLHLNLQRLLQVIAHGEQVFPRVKEKCSTKPWFLAEDINSLEELIGRLRRLKENVGFIANRVTAIQAGLDSWQAEQINRKLYYLSFLSIIFLPLSIITGVFGMNVGGVPWTGQDKPELGDGFRNVMYICLIMLALVLSCFGFPALYSRIASWWSVRDMKRSWSLNRRSFQKRPTIVQERRGYLRL; this is encoded by the exons ATGATGCAGCAGCAGCAAGATCGAATTGGTGATGAAGTAGATGAGACAGATCTTGAGTCTTTAACAAGTGGCGTTCCTCGTAGAGACGCTCATAATAGGTTTAGGTCTCATCATCAATTCTCAGGAATGGTGAGACAAAGAGCTTACATTTTTGATGGTGATGGCAAATACTATAACAAAGAATGGGATCTTGCTGAAGGAACAGGGAAAGAGTTTTGTTGGTATCATGTTGAGTTACCTAAAGGGAATCAGAAACTTTCTCAATCAGCTCAGCATCTTATTGATGCTTTGTGTCCACCATTGAAGCTTCAAGACATTCTTTCTCTTGTTAGTAATGGACCCTTTTGTGGGCATGTTGATGGAGCACTTGTTTTTAGAGTTAACTCTCCTGGTCCTGCTTCTAGTAGCTTCACGTTCAAGATTGCTGCTAGGATTACTGAGAATTCTGTGATTACTGTGTCTTTAGGACGAGTTCCTAGGTTAGGATTCTCGCCTATGGGTCAATCGCTTCTCTCGGAAGTTCCTAGTGTGGATTCCCCTTCGTATTACCGTGGTGAGAGGAAGGAAAGAAGTGGGATTGTGATAGAGGAGCATGTTCTTGAATTCTTGCTGACTATGAACCATTCTGAGGAAGCTGATAACCCTGTCCCAACTTCTGTTTCGAATCTTGTTGTGCATATCATTGACACACATGTTGATCAGCTTCAGGATGTTGTTACTAAACTTGAGATTGAATTGGATGCGGTGGAACTCGAAATGGATAGAG GTGGATTTGCTATGAAGAAACAAATGTTGGATGATAGAAGGTTCCCGAAATTGCATCTCAACTTGCAGCGTCTTTTGCAG GTGATTGCACATGGGGAACAAGTATTTCCAAGAGTGAAGGAGAAATGTTCCACGAAGCCTTGGTTTCTGGCAGAAGACATCAACTCCTTGGAAGAGTTGATTGGGCGGTTAAGACGTTTAAAAGAGAATGTAGGCTTCATTGCGAACCGTGTCACTGCAATCCAAGCTGGTTTGGATAGCTGGCAAGCCGAGCAAATCAACCGAAAGCTCTACTACCTCTCCTTTCTTTCCATCATATTCCTTCCTCTATCGATTATAACCGGAG TTTTTGGGATGAACGTTGGAGGAGTTCCTTGGACGGGACAAGACAAACCCGAGCTAGGAGACGGATTTAGAAACGTGATGTACATCTGTCTGATAATGCTGGCTCTAGTGTTGTCCTGCTTCGGTTTCCCAGCGTTATATAGTCGGATAGCTTCTTGGTGGAGTGTTAGAGATATGAAAAGAAGCTGGTCTCTAAACAGAAGATCGTTCCAGAAGAGACCAACCATAGTCCAAGAAAGAAGAGGCTACCTTAGGCTCTAA
- the LOC104747118 gene encoding uncharacterized protein LOC104747118, with protein MMSRQSQLFTLLKRRFHSPSNDAPTETLRKKLADLQKSKKRRNPVKNQFLVEVPESRSYLDTATMPMFLAVVGIALFAKVLMMIDDSKSQEMIERKIKNAPPGQGTVRMIEREEWDEFREVRPRTPFESKLARPNAQIRTGEPVRKDDLKNWTIDVLTDALARTEESVRRGSS; from the exons ATGATGTCTCGGCAGAGTCAGTTATTTACATTGCTTAAGAGAAGATTTCATTCACCGTCTAATGATGCCCCAACAGAAACCTTAAGAAAGAAGTTAGCCGATTTGCAAAAAAGTAAGAAGCGAAGGAACCCAGTAAAGAATCAGTTTCTAGTTGAAGTTCCAGAATCAAGATCGTATCTGGACACAGCAACCATGCCTATGTTCCTCGCCGTTGTCGGTATCGCATTGTTTGCAAAGGTGTTAATGATG ATCGATGATTCAAAATCGCAAGAAATGATTGAACGCAAGATAAAGAATGCACCACCGGGGCAAGGCACAGTGCGGATGATCGAACGTGAGGAGTGGGATGAGTTTAGAGAAGTAAGGCCAAGAACACCTTTTGAGTCCAAGCTTGCTCGCCCAAATGCACAAATTAGAACTGGAGAACCTGTGCGCAAG GATGACTTGAAAAACTGGACAATAGACGTGCTAACAGATGCGCTTGCACGAACCGAAGAAAGTGTTCGTCGCGGTTCCAGTTAG
- the LOC104747119 gene encoding TMV resistance protein N-like has product MVFRDDVYIFCRDSSGSRFSSLLLAALLSRQIKVFEDISNSPRQSEHVDVLAIDESKVLVIVFSATLIQRRRYWNLKKLETIIKGERTAGQVIIPVFLDTEPCHVVADEVFARFKIGKEEAVRWVDAVTKIAALPGRMYARDESVFVEKIFLKVMKIVKPNKPIVKNRSRCSIAMTFLVIINLLVRLLQWLRTGVLSLASLTSQDSL; this is encoded by the exons ATGGTTTTCCGGGATGACGTTTACATCTTTTGCCGAGATTCAAGTGGAAGTCGCTTTTCTTCATTATTATTAGCGGCTCTACTCAGTCGGCAAATAAAAGTCTTTGAAGATATCTCCAACAGTCCCAGACAAAGTGAGCATGTTGACGTTCTAGCAATAGACGAATCCAAGGTTTTAGTGATTGTCTTCAGTGCTACTTTAATACAACGTCGACGGTATTGGAATTTGAAAAAGCTTGAGACGATCATAAAGGGGGAAAGAACCGCCGGACAAGTTATCATACCGGTGTTCCTTGACACAGAGCCTTGCCATGTAGTAGCCGATGAAGTCTTCGCTAGATTTAAAATTGGCAAGGAAGAGGCGGTTAGATGGGTCGATGCTGTAACCAAAATTGCTGCGCTACCTGGCCGGATGTATGCAAg GGATGAGAGCGTGTTTGTGGAGAAGATTTTTCTCAAAGTCATGAAGATTGTGAAGCCTAACAAGCCGATAGTGAAAAATAGAAGCCGGTGTTCCATTGCAATGACCTTCCTCGTCATCATCAATTTGCTCGTGAGATTGCTTCAGTGGTTGCGGACCGGTGTTCTTTCGTTGGCAAGCCTTACTTCGCAAGACTCTCTTTAG